A genomic region of Haliotis asinina isolate JCU_RB_2024 chromosome 1, JCU_Hal_asi_v2, whole genome shotgun sequence contains the following coding sequences:
- the LOC137296537 gene encoding uncharacterized protein KIAA1958-like has product MCDKEDDDIFLTQNTFIEKQIDKVSPDEGSNLDMLDDFKLRFGDPLTSYDLNEKLKLRIPKSTQYKNTWAMEVFQRWQEERRQRPVSENLGLWSVCLRENLLNMDAEKLNMALKYFVFEARKKDGAFYPSTTLYGLFASLASSLKLHGSSLDIFNDDEFEDSRRALDASMRERSAEGMGPSTVKHTEVITLAEEQQLWEKGVLGDDTPQKLLDTVLYLTGLHFALRGGTEHRSLRMGNNPQITGPHTDCHGRRYMEYTEDVSKTNKGGLNHRKLTAKKVRAYENLETPSHCYVRIVQKYMSYCAAQSLKNKDAFYFTPRKVPKGDDWFMETPVGHNKLQNTVGRICGQAGILGRKTNHSLRATAATRLYEANVDEQIICEQTGHRSDVVRVYKRTADAQKAAASDIVRAKKVKKDIKQTATGNKSPEHTGPTAKHLETSVNAEENRRNISLTINFN; this is encoded by the exons ATGTGTGACAAAGAGGACGACGACATCTTCCTAACCCAAAATACATTTATAGAGAAGCAGATTGACAAGGTTTCACCTGACGAGGGTAGCAACTTGGATATGCTGGATGATTTCAAATTGCGTTTTGGGGACCCACTAACTTCCTATGATCTAAACGAAAAGCTGAAACTCCGCATTCCAAAAAGtacacaatacaaaaacaccTGGGCAATGGAGGTTTTTCAGAGGTGGCAAGAAGAGAGACGTCAGCGGCCCGTTTCTGAAAATCTTGGGTTATGGAGTGTCTGTTTGCGAGAGAATTTGCTAAATATGGACGCTGAGAAACTTAACATGGCGCTCAAGTACTTCGTGTTCGAGGCACGAAAGAAAGATGGCGCCTTCTATCCGTCAACAACACTTTACGGTTTGTTCGCCTCGTTAGCGTCTTCTTTAAAACTGCATGGGTCGTCGCTCGATATCTTCAATGATGATGAGTTTGAAGACAGCCGTAGAGCATTGGATGCTTCTATGAGGGAGAGATCAGCAGAAGGGATGGGACCTTCGACAGTAAAACATACAGAAGTAATAACGTTGGCGGAAGAACAACAGTTGTGGGAGAAAGGCGTGCTGGGAGATGACACCCCCCAAAAATTATTGGATACTGTGCTGTATTTAACGG GCTTACATTTTGCTCTTAGAGGAGGCACAGAACATCGGAGTTTGAGGATGGGTAACAATCCACAAATCACCGGACCGCACACAGACTGTCACGGCCGGAGATATATGGAATACACAGAGGATGTATCGAAAACCAACAAAGGCGGATTAAACCATAGAAAACTAACTGCAAAGAAGGTCCGTGCCTATGAAAACCTGGAAACCCCATCCCACTGCTATGTCAGAATTGTCCAGAAATACATGTCTTACTG TGCGGCACAGTCCCTCAAGAATAAAGATGCGTTCTATTTCACACCCCGGAAAGTCCCTAAGGGAGACGATTGGTTTATGGAAACCCCTGTTGGTCACAACAAACTTCAAAACACTGTTGGTAGGATTTGCGGTCAAGCTGGAATACTCGGACGTAAAACGAACCATTCCCTCCGAGCAACGGCTGCCACCCGGCTCTACGAGGCCAACGTAGATGAACAGATCATTTGCGAACAGACAG GTCATAGAAGTGATGTAGTAAGAGTATACAAGAGGACGGCAGATGCCCAGAAGGCAGCTGCGTCAGACATTGTACGTGCGAAAAAGGTGAAAAAGGATATCAAACAAACAGCTACCGGCAACAAGTCTCCCGAACATACTGGACCGACAGCTAAGCACCTGGAAACCTCTGTAAACGCGGAAGAGAACAGGAGGAACATTTCTctaactattaatttcaactaa